In one Vanacampus margaritifer isolate UIUO_Vmar chromosome 11, RoL_Vmar_1.0, whole genome shotgun sequence genomic region, the following are encoded:
- the cdk5r2b gene encoding cyclin-dependent kinase 5 activator 2b, with the protein MGTVLSISPATKKVIDSDVSADATCKGDKSLKRPSMFVSLSWKKLVASSAKKSAKKVTPNPNPNPTCAQVAQRNHDNIRKSLQSEERKQRAPIPVPVPTVPTQNNNNNKPVPAALVQKQGSSPSVVSPRRIVIQASTGELLRCLGDFVCRRCYKLKELNSSEVILWFRNIDRTLLLQGWQDQGFITPANVVFVYLLCEATLEENASSPAELQGAFQTCLYLAYSYMGNEISYPLKPFMIEANKDVFWETSLGIIERLSGKMLQLNADPHFFTEVFQDLKSQRDCSEANLDR; encoded by the coding sequence ATGGGCACCGTCCTCTCCATCTCCCCCGCCACCAAGAAGGTGATAGACAGCGACGTGTCGGCCGACGCCACCTGCAAGGGCGACAAGAGCCTCAAGCGGCCGTCCATGTTCGTGTCGCTGTCGTGGAAGAAGCTCGTGGCCAGCTCGGCTAAGAAGAGCGCCAAGAAGGTGACCCCGAACCCAAACCCGAACCCGACGTGCGCTCAGGTAGCCCAACGCAACCATGACAACATCCGGAAAAGCCTTCAAAGCGAGGAGCGCAAGCAGCGAGCCCCCATCCCGGTGCCGGTACCCACGGTGCCCAcgcagaacaacaacaacaacaagccgGTACCGGCGGCGTTGGTGCAGAAGCAAGGCAGCAGCCCGTCTGTGGTGTCCCCGCGGCGGATCGTGATCCAAGCTTCCACCGGGGAGCTGCTGCGCTGCCTGGGGGACTTCGTGTGCCGCCGTTGCTACAAGCTGAAGGAGTTGAACAGCAGCGAGGTGATCCTGTGGTTCCGCAACATCGACCGGACTCTGCTGCTGCAAGGCTGGCAGGACCAAGGCTTCATCACGCCGGCCAACGTGGTGTTCGTGTACCTGCTGTGCGAGGCCACCCTGGAGGAGAACGCAAGCAGCCCGGCCGAGCTGCAGGGCGCCTTCCAGACCTGCTTGTACCTGGCCTACTCCTACATGGGCAACGAGATCTCCTACCCCCTCAAGCCCTTCATGATCGAGGCCAACAAGGACGTGTTCTGGGAGACCTCGCTGGGCATCATCGAGCGGCTCAGCGGCAAAATGCTGCAGCTCAACGCGGACCCGCATTTTTTCACGGAGGTCTTCCAGGACCTGAAGAGCCAGCGGGACTGCAGCGAGGCCAACCTGGACCGCTGA